A part of Streptomyces sp. DSM 40750 genomic DNA contains:
- a CDS encoding response regulator encodes MAEAGVLICDAQELMRVGLRMVVDSQSDLTVVGEAGDGEEAVAQALALRPDLVLMAVRLPGLDGISATAQVRAALPRTQVLVITACDRDEYAYAALRAGAGGFLVKDTPAAEMLVAIRGVLRGDAVIAPSVTRRLIDRYVTDAIAPLTDKRLDVLTDREREVLGLVARGLNNTEIAGKLFLGETTVKTHVARILSKLRLRDRIQAVVVAYESGLVRPGG; translated from the coding sequence ATGGCGGAGGCCGGTGTGTTGATCTGTGACGCCCAGGAGTTGATGCGCGTCGGCCTGCGCATGGTGGTGGACAGCCAGTCGGACCTCACGGTCGTCGGCGAAGCCGGGGACGGCGAGGAAGCCGTGGCACAGGCACTCGCCCTGCGCCCGGACCTCGTTCTCATGGCCGTGCGGCTGCCGGGCCTCGACGGCATCTCGGCCACCGCACAGGTACGCGCCGCACTGCCCCGGACACAGGTGCTGGTCATCACCGCCTGCGACCGCGACGAGTACGCCTACGCGGCGCTTCGCGCCGGAGCCGGCGGCTTCCTTGTCAAGGACACGCCGGCCGCCGAGATGCTTGTCGCCATCCGTGGCGTGCTGCGCGGCGACGCGGTGATCGCCCCCTCGGTGACCCGGCGGCTGATCGACCGGTATGTCACGGACGCCATCGCTCCCCTCACCGACAAACGCCTCGACGTACTGACCGACCGCGAGCGTGAGGTGTTGGGTCTGGTCGCCCGTGGGCTGAACAACACGGAGATCGCCGGGAAGCTGTTCCTCGGCGAGACCACGGTCAAGACCCACGTGGCCCGGATCCTCAGCAAGCTGCGTCTCCGCGACCGGATACAGGCCGTCGTCGTGGCCTACGAGAGCGGACTGGTTCGTCCTGGCGGATGA
- a CDS encoding class I SAM-dependent methyltransferase, which translates to MSIMREFLRSPRLTGAIAPSSATLAQAMTAGLDLHRADLVVELGSGTGAITGTILRQLAPNARLIAVELNPAFARRLTDRYADDSSVEVVQGSAEDLATFVPHPVDVIVSGLPWTVMPHERQRRILDAAAGVLSPSGGFSTFAYMHAAWTPPARRFATELTGRFSTVERGRVVWPNLPPAYVHRAVAPVHRKSAEPAHGR; encoded by the coding sequence ATGTCGATCATGCGCGAGTTCCTCCGCAGCCCCCGACTCACCGGCGCCATCGCGCCCAGCTCCGCCACACTCGCCCAGGCCATGACCGCCGGACTGGACCTTCACCGCGCCGACCTCGTGGTGGAGTTGGGGTCCGGCACCGGCGCGATCACCGGAACGATCCTGCGGCAGTTGGCTCCGAACGCGCGGCTGATCGCGGTCGAGCTCAACCCGGCCTTCGCCCGCCGGCTCACGGACCGGTACGCCGATGACAGTTCCGTCGAGGTGGTCCAGGGCAGCGCCGAGGACCTGGCGACGTTCGTCCCCCACCCGGTCGACGTCATCGTGTCCGGTCTGCCGTGGACCGTCATGCCGCATGAACGGCAGCGCCGGATCCTCGACGCGGCCGCCGGCGTACTGAGTCCGAGCGGCGGGTTCAGCACCTTCGCGTACATGCACGCCGCGTGGACACCCCCGGCCCGCCGGTTCGCCACCGAGCTGACCGGGCGGTTCTCCACGGTGGAGCGCGGCCGGGTGGTGTGGCCGAACCTCCCGCCGGCGTACGTGCACCGCGCGGTCGCACCGGTCCACAGGAAGTCGGCGGAGCCGGCCCACGGAAGGTAG